A section of the Tachysurus fulvidraco isolate hzauxx_2018 chromosome 7, HZAU_PFXX_2.0, whole genome shotgun sequence genome encodes:
- the chrnb3a gene encoding neuronal acetylcholine receptor subunit beta-3a isoform X2 — MLLRKLFHGYQKWVRPVLHANDSITVRFGLKISQLVDVDEKNQLMTTNVWLWQEWTDYKLSWNPENYGGITSIRVPSENIWLPDIVLYENADGRFEGSLMTKAIVKYNGTVTWTPPASYKSACTMDVTFFPFDRQNCSMKFGSWTYDGTMVDLTLIDPYVDRKDFFDNGEWEILDASGQRGSRRDGIYSYPFLTYSFILKRLPLFYTLFLIIPCLGLSFLTVLVFYLPSDEGEKLSLSTSVLVSLTVFLLVIEEIIPSSSKVIPLIGEYLLFIMIFVTFSIIVTVFVINVHHRSSATYHPMAPWVRRLFLQSLPRMLCMRGHTDRYLYADTEPHRSPELKRGMKKGMKKCVGGKEDESWVAMMEKATSSVRYISRHIKKEHFIREVVQDWKFVAQVLDRIFLWVFLTVSVVGTILIFTPALNMYLSSSP, encoded by the exons ATGCTGTTGAGGAAACTTTTTCATGGTTATCAGAAGTGGGTGAGACCTGTCTTACACGCCAATGACTCCATCACTGTCCGCTTCGGCCTCAAGATCTCACAGCTGGTGGACGTG GATGAAAAGAACCAGCTCATGACTACTAACGTCTGGTTGTGGCAG GAGTGGACGGACTATAAGCTGAGCTGGAACCCGGAGAATTATGGGGGAATTACATCTATCCGAGTGCCATCTGAGAACATCTGGCTGCCAGACATTGTCCTGTATGAAAA tGCTGACGGACGTTTTGAGGGCTCCCTGATGACCAAAGCGATCGTCAAATACAATGGTACAGTGACGTGGACTCCTCCAGCCAGTTACAAGTCGGCCTGCACCATGGACGTCACGTTCTTCCCTTTCGACCGGCAAAACTGTTCGATGAAGTTCGGTTCATGGACGTACGATGGCACCATGGTGGATCTGACACTGATCGACCCCTATGTGGACCGCAAGGACTTTTTCGACAACGGTGAGTGGGAGATCCTGGACGCCAGCGGGCAGCGAGGGAGCCGCCGCGACGGAATCTACTCATATCCGTTCCTCACCTACTCCTTCATCCTGAAGCGGCTACCTTTGTTCTACACGCTATTCCTGATCATCccttgccttggcctctcttTCCTCACTGTGCTTGTATTCTATCTCCCATCGGACGAAGGTGAGAAGCTCTCGCTGTCCACGTCCGTGCTGGTCTCGCTCACTGTCTTCCTCCTGGTCATCGAGGAGATCATCCCGTCCTCGTCCAAGGTGATCCCGCTCATTGGCGAGTATCTGCTTTTCATCATGATCTTTGTCACCTTCTCCATCATCGTCACCGTCTTTGTCATTAACGTGCACCACCGCTCATCGGCCACCTACCACCCAATGGCACCATGGGTAAGAAGGCTCTTCCTGCAGAGTTTACCCAGAATGCTGTGCATGCGTGGCCACACCGATCGCTACCTCTATGCTGACACTGAGCCGCACCGGAGTCCAGAGCTGAAGCGTGGGATGAAGAAGGGAATGAAGAAGTGTGTGGGAGGAAAAGAGGACGAGTCCTGGGTGGCTATGATGGAAAAGGCCACCAGTTCCGTGCGCTACATATCCAGACACATCAAGAAGGAGCATTTTATCAGAGAG gtGGTTCAAGATTGGAAGTTTGTGGCTCAGGTGTTGGACCGGATCTTCCTGTGGGTCTTTCTCACCGTGTCTGTAGTCGGCACCATCCTCATCTTCACTCCGGCACTGAACATGTACCTCAGCAGCTCTCCCTAA
- the chrnb3a gene encoding neuronal acetylcholine receptor subunit beta-3a isoform X1 encodes MQLPVSALCLAVALAATGAALEASEELLSLAELEDMLLRKLFHGYQKWVRPVLHANDSITVRFGLKISQLVDVDEKNQLMTTNVWLWQEWTDYKLSWNPENYGGITSIRVPSENIWLPDIVLYENADGRFEGSLMTKAIVKYNGTVTWTPPASYKSACTMDVTFFPFDRQNCSMKFGSWTYDGTMVDLTLIDPYVDRKDFFDNGEWEILDASGQRGSRRDGIYSYPFLTYSFILKRLPLFYTLFLIIPCLGLSFLTVLVFYLPSDEGEKLSLSTSVLVSLTVFLLVIEEIIPSSSKVIPLIGEYLLFIMIFVTFSIIVTVFVINVHHRSSATYHPMAPWVRRLFLQSLPRMLCMRGHTDRYLYADTEPHRSPELKRGMKKGMKKCVGGKEDESWVAMMEKATSSVRYISRHIKKEHFIREVVQDWKFVAQVLDRIFLWVFLTVSVVGTILIFTPALNMYLSSSP; translated from the exons CTTCAGAGGAGTTGTTGTCTTTGGCCGAACTGGAGGACATGCTGTTGAGGAAACTTTTTCATGGTTATCAGAAGTGGGTGAGACCTGTCTTACACGCCAATGACTCCATCACTGTCCGCTTCGGCCTCAAGATCTCACAGCTGGTGGACGTG GATGAAAAGAACCAGCTCATGACTACTAACGTCTGGTTGTGGCAG GAGTGGACGGACTATAAGCTGAGCTGGAACCCGGAGAATTATGGGGGAATTACATCTATCCGAGTGCCATCTGAGAACATCTGGCTGCCAGACATTGTCCTGTATGAAAA tGCTGACGGACGTTTTGAGGGCTCCCTGATGACCAAAGCGATCGTCAAATACAATGGTACAGTGACGTGGACTCCTCCAGCCAGTTACAAGTCGGCCTGCACCATGGACGTCACGTTCTTCCCTTTCGACCGGCAAAACTGTTCGATGAAGTTCGGTTCATGGACGTACGATGGCACCATGGTGGATCTGACACTGATCGACCCCTATGTGGACCGCAAGGACTTTTTCGACAACGGTGAGTGGGAGATCCTGGACGCCAGCGGGCAGCGAGGGAGCCGCCGCGACGGAATCTACTCATATCCGTTCCTCACCTACTCCTTCATCCTGAAGCGGCTACCTTTGTTCTACACGCTATTCCTGATCATCccttgccttggcctctcttTCCTCACTGTGCTTGTATTCTATCTCCCATCGGACGAAGGTGAGAAGCTCTCGCTGTCCACGTCCGTGCTGGTCTCGCTCACTGTCTTCCTCCTGGTCATCGAGGAGATCATCCCGTCCTCGTCCAAGGTGATCCCGCTCATTGGCGAGTATCTGCTTTTCATCATGATCTTTGTCACCTTCTCCATCATCGTCACCGTCTTTGTCATTAACGTGCACCACCGCTCATCGGCCACCTACCACCCAATGGCACCATGGGTAAGAAGGCTCTTCCTGCAGAGTTTACCCAGAATGCTGTGCATGCGTGGCCACACCGATCGCTACCTCTATGCTGACACTGAGCCGCACCGGAGTCCAGAGCTGAAGCGTGGGATGAAGAAGGGAATGAAGAAGTGTGTGGGAGGAAAAGAGGACGAGTCCTGGGTGGCTATGATGGAAAAGGCCACCAGTTCCGTGCGCTACATATCCAGACACATCAAGAAGGAGCATTTTATCAGAGAG gtGGTTCAAGATTGGAAGTTTGTGGCTCAGGTGTTGGACCGGATCTTCCTGTGGGTCTTTCTCACCGTGTCTGTAGTCGGCACCATCCTCATCTTCACTCCGGCACTGAACATGTACCTCAGCAGCTCTCCCTAA